One stretch of Halichoerus grypus chromosome 8, mHalGry1.hap1.1, whole genome shotgun sequence DNA includes these proteins:
- the ANKRD63 gene encoding ankyrin repeat domain-containing protein 63 isoform X2 codes for MLKPKDLCPRAGTRTFLEAMQAGKVHLARFVLDALDRSIIDCRAEQGRTPLMVAVGLPDPALRARFVRLLLEQGAAVNLRDERGRTALSLACERGHLDAVQLLVQFSGDPEAADSAGNSPVMWAAACGHGAVLEFLVRSFRRLGLRLDRTNRAGLTALQLAAARGHGTCVQALTGPWGRAAAAAAARGSNSDSPPGRPAPAPSPERRRPSPRRLPRPLLARFARAAGGHGHGGEAGSGGKGSGRHRAQGSERPELGRSMSLALGAVTEEEAARLRAGALMALPHSPQSSGTGRWRSQEVLEGAPPTLVQAPIGLSPHPEGGPGSGRLGLRRRSTAPDIPSLVGEASGPESGAELEANALHPSVPGPQPWQNFLMV; via the exons ATGCTCAAGCCCAAGGACCTGTGCCCCCGAGCGGGTACGCGCACCTTTCTGGAGGCCATGCAGGCGGGTAAAGTGCACCTGGCCCGCTTTGTACTGGATGCGCTGGACCGCAGCATCATCGACTGCCGCGCGGAGCAGGGCCGCACGCCGCTCATGGTGGCGGTGGGGCTGCCGGACCCCGCGCTGCGCGCGCGCTTCGTGCGGCTCCTGCTGGAGCAGGGTGCGGCCGTGAACCTGCGGGACGAGCGCGGCCGCACGGCACTCAGCCTGGCGTGCGAGCGCGGCCACCTGGACGCGGTGCAGCTGTTGGTGCAGTTCAGCGGCGACCCCGAGGCGGCCGACTCGGCGGGCAACAGCCCAGTGATGTGGGCGGCGGCGTGCGGCCATGGGGCGGTGCTCGAGTTCCTGGTGCGCTCTTTCCGCCGCCTCGGCCTGCGCCTCGACCGCACCAACCGAGCGGGTCTCACGGCGCTGCAGCTGGCAGCCGCCCGCGGCCACGGGACCTGCGTGCAAGCCCTCACCGGGCCCTGGGGccgcgcggccgccgccgccgcggcccggGGCTCCAACTCCGACAGCCCCCCTGGCCGTCCGGCTCCCGCGCCCAGCCCGGAGCGCCGACGACCCAGCCCCCGCCGCTTACCTCGGCCTCTCCTGGCGCGCTTTGCGCGAGCGGCCGGCGGCCACGGTCACGGCGGCGAAGCTGGGTCAGGGGGCAAGGGCTCGGGCCGGCACCGAGCACAGGGCAGCGAGAGGCCCGAGCTGGGCCGAAGCATGAGCCTGGCGCTGGGTGCTGTAACCGAGGAGGAAGCGGCTCGGCTGCGGGCGGGAGCCCTGATGGCTCTACCACACTCGCCCCAGTCTTCAGGGACCGGGCGGTGGCGTTCGCAGGAGGTGCTGGAGGGAGCGCCGCCGACCTTAGTGCAAGCCCCCATTGGCCTTAGCCCCCACCCGGAGGGCGGCCCCGGCTCTGGCCGTTTGGGTTTGCGTCGACGCTCCACCGCTCCAGACATCCCCAGCCTGGTCGGGGAGGCATCAGGGCCCGAGAGCGGCGCGGAGTTAGAGGCCAACGCTCTGCACCCCTCGGTGCCTGGGCCTCAGCCTTGGCAG aattttttaatGGTGTAA
- the ANKRD63 gene encoding ankyrin repeat domain-containing protein 63 isoform X1 produces the protein MLKPKDLCPRAGTRTFLEAMQAGKVHLARFVLDALDRSIIDCRAEQGRTPLMVAVGLPDPALRARFVRLLLEQGAAVNLRDERGRTALSLACERGHLDAVQLLVQFSGDPEAADSAGNSPVMWAAACGHGAVLEFLVRSFRRLGLRLDRTNRAGLTALQLAAARGHGTCVQALTGPWGRAAAAAAARGSNSDSPPGRPAPAPSPERRRPSPRRLPRPLLARFARAAGGHGHGGEAGSGGKGSGRHRAQGSERPELGRSMSLALGAVTEEEAARLRAGALMALPHSPQSSGTGRWRSQEVLEGAPPTLVQAPIGLSPHPEGGPGSGRLGLRRRSTAPDIPSLVGEASGPESGAELEANALHPSVPGPQPWQVGTEAVVLHAQR, from the coding sequence ATGCTCAAGCCCAAGGACCTGTGCCCCCGAGCGGGTACGCGCACCTTTCTGGAGGCCATGCAGGCGGGTAAAGTGCACCTGGCCCGCTTTGTACTGGATGCGCTGGACCGCAGCATCATCGACTGCCGCGCGGAGCAGGGCCGCACGCCGCTCATGGTGGCGGTGGGGCTGCCGGACCCCGCGCTGCGCGCGCGCTTCGTGCGGCTCCTGCTGGAGCAGGGTGCGGCCGTGAACCTGCGGGACGAGCGCGGCCGCACGGCACTCAGCCTGGCGTGCGAGCGCGGCCACCTGGACGCGGTGCAGCTGTTGGTGCAGTTCAGCGGCGACCCCGAGGCGGCCGACTCGGCGGGCAACAGCCCAGTGATGTGGGCGGCGGCGTGCGGCCATGGGGCGGTGCTCGAGTTCCTGGTGCGCTCTTTCCGCCGCCTCGGCCTGCGCCTCGACCGCACCAACCGAGCGGGTCTCACGGCGCTGCAGCTGGCAGCCGCCCGCGGCCACGGGACCTGCGTGCAAGCCCTCACCGGGCCCTGGGGccgcgcggccgccgccgccgcggcccggGGCTCCAACTCCGACAGCCCCCCTGGCCGTCCGGCTCCCGCGCCCAGCCCGGAGCGCCGACGACCCAGCCCCCGCCGCTTACCTCGGCCTCTCCTGGCGCGCTTTGCGCGAGCGGCCGGCGGCCACGGTCACGGCGGCGAAGCTGGGTCAGGGGGCAAGGGCTCGGGCCGGCACCGAGCACAGGGCAGCGAGAGGCCCGAGCTGGGCCGAAGCATGAGCCTGGCGCTGGGTGCTGTAACCGAGGAGGAAGCGGCTCGGCTGCGGGCGGGAGCCCTGATGGCTCTACCACACTCGCCCCAGTCTTCAGGGACCGGGCGGTGGCGTTCGCAGGAGGTGCTGGAGGGAGCGCCGCCGACCTTAGTGCAAGCCCCCATTGGCCTTAGCCCCCACCCGGAGGGCGGCCCCGGCTCTGGCCGTTTGGGTTTGCGTCGACGCTCCACCGCTCCAGACATCCCCAGCCTGGTCGGGGAGGCATCAGGGCCCGAGAGCGGCGCGGAGTTAGAGGCCAACGCTCTGCACCCCTCGGTGCCTGGGCCTCAGCCTTGGCAGGTGGGCACGGAGGCCGTGGTACTGCACGCTCAGCGGTAA